The following coding sequences are from one Streptomyces sp. NBC_00536 window:
- a CDS encoding lantibiotic dehydratase gives MTETYLPGGRWRLWEQFALRGPGFPARGVLRLAPAGLAAAADKFPDGEQLSGEDWAAFGALFAEAAVENAHALQDIARLPAFREAVAWQNRPVLSSGIAPFLNWTPTAAGRTSMPRQREELVAHYWQRFCVKNDTIGFFGPVGWGRWDLGAEGPDGIAVDPGTGLIADSRVYFASWAIDALAAAVGADPALRDGVAPRRVPFVRLADVGDTAGDTGIEGAEVLVPGRPPQLAGAAAAAVLALCDGVRTAREIAAALPGTDVPAELAALVARRWVVWKLEVPADARPERYLRAWLERIADPGARGRALAALDVLERGRDLVAAAEGPEALVEAMSALEGEFVALTETAAVREKSAGTAPCRALVYSDCRRSATATLGRAVHEALAPLEPLLTSAGWLTARLADAVMARATEVYERLAARGPVDLAAFWFACMPILHGAARTETEALQREFRARWAAVLSPSPDARRVRLTLADIAGPVAERFGEGSAGAGSTGTGGGVRGGWTAARYLSPDIMIAATGTDAVARGDFELVLGELHLAANTLGSSLFVHQHPDARELTALTDRDHPGPRLMPLLPKEHRSRLSVRTRHALVRPEDYHVALVDFTADPARPRTVLSADVTVTRADDGELRAVLPDGAEFAAVDVFAHVLTTLAMDLFQILPDDAEHSPRVTVDRLVVARETWRLPQDGIDFADEKDEARRFVRARRWRARHGLPRFVFVVLPTETRPFYVDFDSPVYLSILAKALRRLARNDPDGRAVITEMLPSPEEAWLTDDQGAAYTSELRFVAVDEG, from the coding sequence ATGACCGAGACCTATCTGCCGGGCGGCCGGTGGCGGCTGTGGGAGCAGTTCGCGCTGCGCGGTCCGGGCTTCCCGGCCCGCGGGGTGCTGCGGCTGGCCCCGGCCGGGCTGGCCGCGGCGGCCGACAAGTTCCCCGACGGCGAGCAGCTGTCCGGGGAGGACTGGGCCGCCTTCGGGGCGCTGTTCGCCGAGGCGGCCGTGGAGAACGCGCACGCCCTCCAGGACATCGCCCGGCTGCCCGCCTTCCGGGAGGCCGTGGCCTGGCAGAACCGGCCGGTGCTGAGCTCCGGGATCGCGCCGTTCCTGAACTGGACGCCGACCGCGGCGGGCCGCACCAGCATGCCCCGCCAGCGCGAGGAACTCGTCGCCCACTACTGGCAGCGCTTCTGCGTCAAGAACGACACCATCGGCTTCTTCGGCCCGGTCGGCTGGGGCCGCTGGGACCTGGGCGCCGAGGGCCCGGACGGTATCGCCGTCGATCCCGGGACCGGCCTGATCGCCGACTCCCGGGTGTACTTCGCCAGTTGGGCGATCGACGCGCTCGCCGCGGCGGTCGGGGCCGACCCCGCGCTGCGCGACGGGGTGGCTCCCCGGCGGGTGCCCTTCGTCCGCCTCGCGGACGTCGGGGACACCGCGGGCGACACCGGCATCGAGGGCGCCGAGGTGCTGGTCCCGGGCCGCCCGCCGCAGCTCGCCGGGGCCGCCGCCGCGGCCGTGCTGGCGCTGTGCGACGGCGTGCGGACCGCGCGGGAGATCGCGGCCGCGCTGCCGGGGACGGACGTGCCGGCCGAGCTGGCGGCCCTGGTGGCCCGCCGGTGGGTGGTGTGGAAGCTGGAGGTACCGGCCGATGCCCGCCCCGAGCGGTACCTGCGGGCCTGGCTGGAGCGGATCGCGGATCCGGGGGCGCGCGGGCGCGCCCTGGCCGCGCTGGACGTGCTGGAGCGGGGCCGGGACCTCGTGGCCGCCGCCGAGGGACCCGAGGCCCTGGTCGAGGCGATGAGCGCGCTGGAGGGCGAGTTCGTCGCGCTGACCGAGACCGCCGCCGTCCGCGAGAAGTCCGCCGGTACGGCGCCCTGCCGGGCCCTGGTCTACTCCGACTGCCGGCGCTCGGCGACGGCCACCCTGGGCCGGGCCGTGCACGAGGCCCTGGCCCCGCTGGAGCCGCTGCTCACCAGCGCCGGATGGCTGACCGCCCGGCTGGCCGATGCGGTCATGGCGCGGGCGACGGAGGTGTACGAGCGCCTCGCCGCGCGGGGTCCGGTGGACCTGGCCGCGTTCTGGTTCGCCTGCATGCCGATCCTGCACGGGGCGGCGCGCACCGAAACAGAGGCGCTGCAAAGGGAGTTCCGGGCCCGCTGGGCCGCGGTCCTGTCGCCGTCGCCGGATGCCCGCCGGGTCCGGCTGACACTGGCCGACATCGCGGGTCCGGTGGCCGAACGGTTCGGGGAGGGGTCCGCGGGCGCAGGGAGTACGGGCACCGGGGGCGGTGTGCGCGGCGGCTGGACCGCCGCCCGCTACCTCAGCCCCGACATCATGATCGCCGCGACCGGTACGGACGCGGTGGCGCGCGGGGACTTCGAACTCGTCCTGGGTGAGCTGCACTTGGCGGCCAACACGCTGGGCTCCTCGCTCTTCGTGCACCAGCACCCCGACGCCCGGGAGCTGACCGCGCTCACCGACCGCGACCACCCGGGGCCCCGGCTGATGCCGCTGCTGCCCAAGGAGCACCGCTCGCGGCTGTCGGTCCGTACCCGGCACGCGCTGGTGCGGCCCGAGGACTACCACGTCGCGCTGGTGGACTTCACCGCCGATCCGGCCCGGCCGCGTACGGTCCTGAGCGCCGACGTCACGGTGACCCGGGCCGACGACGGGGAGCTGCGGGCCGTGCTGCCCGACGGCGCGGAATTCGCGGCGGTGGACGTGTTCGCGCACGTCCTGACCACCCTCGCGATGGACCTGTTCCAGATCCTGCCGGACGACGCCGAGCACTCCCCCCGGGTGACCGTCGACCGGCTGGTGGTGGCCCGGGAGACCTGGCGGCTGCCGCAGGACGGGATCGACTTCGCGGACGAGAAGGACGAGGCCCGCCGGTTCGTGCGGGCCCGGCGGTGGCGCGCGCGGCACGGGCTGCCCCGCTTCGTATTCGTGGTCCTGCCCACCGAGACCCGGCCGTTCTACGTGGACTTCGACAGCCCGGTGTACCTCAGCATCCTGGCCAAGGCGCTGCGCAGACTGGCCCGCAACGACCCGGACGGGCGCGCCGTGATCACGGAGATGCTGCCCAGCCCGGAGGAGGCCTGGCTGACCGACGACCAGGGCGCCGCCTACACCTCCGAACTGCGCTTCGTGGCGGTGGACGAGGGTTAG